One Indicator indicator isolate 239-I01 chromosome Z, UM_Iind_1.1, whole genome shotgun sequence genomic window carries:
- the LINGO2 gene encoding leucine-rich repeat and immunoglobulin-like domain-containing nogo receptor-interacting protein 2 produces MWHTAVSCWQPFLGLAVLLVFMGPTIGCPARCECSAQNKSVSCHRRRLMSIPEGIPIETKILDLSKNRLKSINPEEFMSYPLLEEIDLSDNIVANVEPGAFNNLFNLRSLRLKGNRLKLVPLGVFTGLSNLTKLDISENKIVILLDYMFQDLHNLKSLEVGDNDLVYISHRAFSGLLSLEQLTLERCNLTAVPTEALSHLHNLISLHLKQLNINALPSYAFKRLFRLKDLEIEAWPLLDMLPANSLYGLNLTSLSITNTNLSAVPYSAFKHLVYLTHLNLSYNPISTIEAGMLSDLVRLQELHMVGAQLRTIESHAFQGLRFLRVLNVSQNLLETLEENVFHSPKSLEVLCINNNPLACDCRLLWILQRQPTLQFGGQPPMCAGPDSVKERSFKDFHSTALSFYFTCKKPKIQDKKLQYLVVEEGQTVQLMCNADGDPQPTISWVTPHRRLITAKSNGRATVLGDGTLEIRFAQDQDTGIYVCIASNAAGNDTYSASLTVKGFTSDRFLYANRTPMYMTDSNDTSSNGTNVNTFSLDLKTILVSTAMGCFTFLGVVLFCFLLLFVWSRGKGKHKTSIDLEYVPRKNNGAVVEGEVAGPRRFNMKMI; encoded by the coding sequence ATGTGGCACACAGCTGTATCATGCTGGCAGCCGTTCCTGggtctggctgtgctgctggtctTCATGGGACCCACCATAGGCTGCCCAGCCCGCTGTGAATGCTCAGCACAGAACAAGTCTGTCAGCTGTCACCGGAGGCGTCTGATGTCCATCCCAGAGGGCATTCCCATTGAGACTAAAATCTTGGACCTCAGCAAGAACCGACTGAAGAGCATCAACCCTGAGGAATTCATGTCATACCCATTGCTGGAGGAGATCGACCTCAGTGACAACATAGTTGCCAATGTGGAGCCTGGAGCCTTTAACAATCTCTTCAACTTGCGCTCCCTGAGGCTGAAAGGAAATCGTCTGAAGCTGGTCCCCCTCGGGGTGTTCACTGGGTTGTCAAACTTAACAAAGCTCGATATAAGTGAAAACAAGATTGTCATTTTGCTGGACTACATGTTCCAAGATCTGCATAACCTAAAATCCCTGGAGGTTGGGGACAATGATTTGGTTTATATATCACACAGGGCCTTTAGTGGACTGCttagcctggagcagctcaccCTGGAGAGATGCAACCTCACAGCTGTACCAACAGAAGCTCTTTCTCACCTCCACAACCTCATCAGTCTGCATCTGAAACAGCTCAACATTAACGCTTTGCCATCCTATGCCTTTAAAAGACTGTTTCGCCTGAAAGACCTAGAGATAGAGGCCTGGCCCCTCCTGGACATGCTACCTGCCAACAGTCTTTACGGTCTCAACCTTACTTCTCTCTCCATCACCAACACCAACCTGTCGGCAGTACCATACTCTGCTTTTAAACATCTGGTGTACCTGACACATCTGAACCTCTCTTACAACCCTATCAGCACCATTGAAGCAGGCATGCTTTCAGATTTAGTGCGCCTGCAGGAACTCCACATGGTGGGGGCCCAGCTACGTACCATTGAATCACACGCTTTCCAAGGGCTCCGTTTCTTACGTGTGCTTAACGTGTCTCAAAACCTGCTAGAAACCCTAGAAGAGAAtgtattccattcccccaaaAGCCTTGAGGTCCTCTGCATTAACAACAACCCTCTAGCCTGTGACTGCCGTCTCCTTTGGATTTTACAGAGGCAACCCACTTTGCAGTTTGGAGGCCAGCCACCTATGTGTGCTGGCCCAGACAGTGTCAAAGAGAGGTCATTCAAAGACTTTCACAGCACagctctttccttttatttcaccTGTAAGAAGCCCAAGATACAAGACAAGAAGTTGCAGTACCTGGTAGTGGAGGAGGGGCAGACGGTGCAGTTGATGTGCAACGCTGACGGGGATCCGCAGCCTACCATATCCTGGGTTACGCCGCATCGGAGGCTGATCACAGCTAAATCAAACggaagggccactgtgctgggaGATGGCACCCTGGAGATCCGATTTGCTCAAGACCAGGACACTGGGATCTATGTTTGTATTGCAAGTAATGCAGCTGGGAACGACACCTATTCAGCCTCCCTTACGGTAAAGGGGTTTACTTCAGACCGTTTCCTTTACGCCAACAGGACCCCTATGTATATGACAGACTCCAATGACACAAGTTCCAACGGAACTAATGTGAACACCTTCTCTCTGGACCTTAAGACAATATTGGTGTCCACAGCTATGGGCTGTTTCACATTCCTTGgagtggttttattttgtttcctccttctttttGTGTGGAGCCGAGGGAAAGgcaaacacaaaaccagcatTGACCTTGAATATGTCCCTCGCAAAAACAATGGTGCTGTGGTTGAAGGGGAGGTTGCTGGACCACGAAGGTTCAATATGAAAATGATTTGA